In one Brevibacillus choshinensis genomic region, the following are encoded:
- a CDS encoding WYL domain-containing protein gives MIRELNRYWERQQIIEMIYLGKNGETSRRIVRILELDSAGQRIKAYCYTRKAYRVFAIANILAIAPMHGRTAG, from the coding sequence ATGATTCGTGAACTGAACAGATATTGGGAGCGACAGCAAATCATCGAAATGATCTACCTGGGTAAAAACGGGGAGACAAGTAGGCGGATCGTGCGGATCCTTGAGCTGGATTCCGCAGGTCAGCGGATCAAGGCCTACTGCTACACCCGAAAAGCGTATCGTGTTTTTGCTATCGCGAATATACTGGCGATAGCTCCGATGCATGGCAGGACAGCAGGATAA